Proteins encoded in a region of the Misgurnus anguillicaudatus chromosome 9, ASM2758022v2, whole genome shotgun sequence genome:
- the LOC129424529 gene encoding E3 ubiquitin-protein ligase TRIM35 isoform X3: MASKSFSEEDFSCPVCCEIFTNPVVLSCSHSICKDCIERFWESKGFQECPVCRKRSLRDEPPINLALKKLCETFLKERSQRSSSVCHLHNEKLKLFCLDDQQPVCLVCRDSRTHNNHKFCPVDEAVIDNKEKLKTVLKPLQEKLEMCLYIKKTFDETAEHIKIQGRRTAAQIHGEFEKLHQLLHDEESVRITALREEEEQKSQMMKEKIEKMSSEISSLSHTIRVIEKQMTAEDVSFLQDFKSTMERVQCRTSDPEDISGMMINVAKHLSNLKFTVIHKMKEKVEYIPVTLDPNTAYMDQLLSDDLTSVRVNEDPVMLPDNPERFDEYSCVLGSESFNSGIHCWDVQVGDNTDWRLGVMTESAERKERIIYKSGIWSVWYYTGFHDNPVLCQPLKSMTIEYPQLWHAVK; encoded by the exons ATGGCATCTAAATCTTTTTCTGAGGAGGATTTTTCTTGTCCTGTGTGCTGTGAAATTTTTACAAATCCTGTTGTGTTGTCTTGTAGTCACAGTATCTGTAAAGACTGTATTGAGAGATTCTGGGAAAGTAAAGGATTTCAAGAATGTCCAGTTTGCAGAAAACGATCTTTAAGGGATGAACCTCCAATAAATTTAGCTTTGAAGAAACTGTGTGAGACTTTCTTAAAGGAGAGAAGTCAGAGATCTTCATCAGTTTGTCATCTTCACAATGAGAAACTCAAACTCTTCTGTCTGGATGATCAACAGCCGGTGTGTTTGGTGTGTCGAGACTCCAGAACTCACAACAACCACAAATTCTGTCCTGTCGATGAAGCTGTCATTGATAACAAG gAGAAACtcaaaactgtattaaaacccTTACAGGAGAAACTGGAAATGTGCTTATATATTAAGAAAACTTTCGATGAAACTGCAGAACATATAAAG ATTCAGGGTAGACGCACAGCGGCACAGATTCATGGAGAGTTTGAGAAACTTCACCAACTTCTACATGATGAAGAATCAGTCAGAATAACAGCACTGAGAGAGGAAGAGGAGCAGAAGAGTCAGATGATGAAGGAGAAGATTGAGAAGATGAGCAGTGAGATTTCATCTCTTTCACACACAATCAGAGTCATAGAGAAGCAGATGACAGCTGAAGATGTTTCATTCCTACAG GACTTTAAGAGCACAATGGAGAG AGTTCAGTGTAGAACGTCAGATCCAGAGGACATCTCAGGAATGATGATCAATGTAGCAAAACATCTCAGCAACCTGAAGTTTACTGTCATACACAAGATGAAGGAGAAAGTTGAATACA TTCCAGTGACTTTGGACCCAAACACTGCTTATATGGATCAACTTCTGTCTGATGATCTGACCAGTGTGAGAGTCAACGAAGATCCTGTGATGCTTCCTGATAATCCAGAGAGATTTGATGAgtattcatgtgttttgggtTCAGAGAGCTTTAATTCAGGGATTCACTGCTGGGATGTTCAGGTTGGAGACAACACAGACTGGCGTCTGGGTGTGATGACAGAATCTGCAGAGAGAAAGGAAAGGATAATTTATAAGAGTGGAATCTGGTCTGTGTGGTATTACACTG
- the LOC129424529 gene encoding E3 ubiquitin-protein ligase TRIM39 isoform X1: MASKSFSEEDFSCPVCCEIFTNPVVLSCSHSICKDCIERFWESKGFQECPVCRKRSLRDEPPINLALKKLCETFLKERSQRSSSVCHLHNEKLKLFCLDDQQPVCLVCRDSRTHNNHKFCPVDEAVIDNKEKLKTVLKPLQEKLEMCLYIKKTFDETAEHIKIQGRRTAAQIHGEFEKLHQLLHDEESVRITALREEEEQKSQMMKEKIEKMSSEISSLSHTIRVIEKQMTAEDVSFLQDFKSTMERVQCRTSDPEDISGMMINVAKHLSNLKFTVIHKMKEKVEYIPVTLDPNTAYMDQLLSDDLTSVRVNEDPVMLPDNPERFDEYSCVLGSESFNSGIHCWDVQVGDNTDWRLGVMTESAERKERIIYKSGIWSVWYYTGKYFAVITPLEKSYILPVKVKAERIRVVLDYDRGILSFSDPLTNTHIYTFTHTFTERVYPWFSVDCNISPLVILPVKSS; this comes from the exons ATGGCATCTAAATCTTTTTCTGAGGAGGATTTTTCTTGTCCTGTGTGCTGTGAAATTTTTACAAATCCTGTTGTGTTGTCTTGTAGTCACAGTATCTGTAAAGACTGTATTGAGAGATTCTGGGAAAGTAAAGGATTTCAAGAATGTCCAGTTTGCAGAAAACGATCTTTAAGGGATGAACCTCCAATAAATTTAGCTTTGAAGAAACTGTGTGAGACTTTCTTAAAGGAGAGAAGTCAGAGATCTTCATCAGTTTGTCATCTTCACAATGAGAAACTCAAACTCTTCTGTCTGGATGATCAACAGCCGGTGTGTTTGGTGTGTCGAGACTCCAGAACTCACAACAACCACAAATTCTGTCCTGTCGATGAAGCTGTCATTGATAACAAG gAGAAACtcaaaactgtattaaaacccTTACAGGAGAAACTGGAAATGTGCTTATATATTAAGAAAACTTTCGATGAAACTGCAGAACATATAAAG ATTCAGGGTAGACGCACAGCGGCACAGATTCATGGAGAGTTTGAGAAACTTCACCAACTTCTACATGATGAAGAATCAGTCAGAATAACAGCACTGAGAGAGGAAGAGGAGCAGAAGAGTCAGATGATGAAGGAGAAGATTGAGAAGATGAGCAGTGAGATTTCATCTCTTTCACACACAATCAGAGTCATAGAGAAGCAGATGACAGCTGAAGATGTTTCATTCCTACAG GACTTTAAGAGCACAATGGAGAG AGTTCAGTGTAGAACGTCAGATCCAGAGGACATCTCAGGAATGATGATCAATGTAGCAAAACATCTCAGCAACCTGAAGTTTACTGTCATACACAAGATGAAGGAGAAAGTTGAATACA TTCCAGTGACTTTGGACCCAAACACTGCTTATATGGATCAACTTCTGTCTGATGATCTGACCAGTGTGAGAGTCAACGAAGATCCTGTGATGCTTCCTGATAATCCAGAGAGATTTGATGAgtattcatgtgttttgggtTCAGAGAGCTTTAATTCAGGGATTCACTGCTGGGATGTTCAGGTTGGAGACAACACAGACTGGCGTCTGGGTGTGATGACAGAATCTGCAGAGAGAAAGGAAAGGATAATTTATAAGAGTGGAATCTGGTCTGTGTGGTATTACACTGGTAAATACTTTGCAGTCATTACACCACTGGAAAAATCTTATATTCTCCCTGTGAAAGTGAAAGCAGAGAGAATCAGAGTTGTGTTGGATTATGACAGAGGAATACTGTCATTCTCTGATCCTCTcactaacacacacatatacactttcacacacacatttactgaAAGAGTTTATCCATGGTTCAGTGTTGACTGTAATATTTCTCCTCTGGTGATCTTACCGGTAAAATCCTCTTGA
- the LOC129424529 gene encoding E3 ubiquitin-protein ligase TRIM39 isoform X2, translating into MKRRRSHSICKDCIERFWESKGFQECPVCRKRSLRDEPPINLALKKLCETFLKERSQRSSSVCHLHNEKLKLFCLDDQQPVCLVCRDSRTHNNHKFCPVDEAVIDNKEKLKTVLKPLQEKLEMCLYIKKTFDETAEHIKIQGRRTAAQIHGEFEKLHQLLHDEESVRITALREEEEQKSQMMKEKIEKMSSEISSLSHTIRVIEKQMTAEDVSFLQDFKSTMERVQCRTSDPEDISGMMINVAKHLSNLKFTVIHKMKEKVEYIPVTLDPNTAYMDQLLSDDLTSVRVNEDPVMLPDNPERFDEYSCVLGSESFNSGIHCWDVQVGDNTDWRLGVMTESAERKERIIYKSGIWSVWYYTGKYFAVITPLEKSYILPVKVKAERIRVVLDYDRGILSFSDPLTNTHIYTFTHTFTERVYPWFSVDCNISPLVILPVKSS; encoded by the exons TCACAGTATCTGTAAAGACTGTATTGAGAGATTCTGGGAAAGTAAAGGATTTCAAGAATGTCCAGTTTGCAGAAAACGATCTTTAAGGGATGAACCTCCAATAAATTTAGCTTTGAAGAAACTGTGTGAGACTTTCTTAAAGGAGAGAAGTCAGAGATCTTCATCAGTTTGTCATCTTCACAATGAGAAACTCAAACTCTTCTGTCTGGATGATCAACAGCCGGTGTGTTTGGTGTGTCGAGACTCCAGAACTCACAACAACCACAAATTCTGTCCTGTCGATGAAGCTGTCATTGATAACAAG gAGAAACtcaaaactgtattaaaacccTTACAGGAGAAACTGGAAATGTGCTTATATATTAAGAAAACTTTCGATGAAACTGCAGAACATATAAAG ATTCAGGGTAGACGCACAGCGGCACAGATTCATGGAGAGTTTGAGAAACTTCACCAACTTCTACATGATGAAGAATCAGTCAGAATAACAGCACTGAGAGAGGAAGAGGAGCAGAAGAGTCAGATGATGAAGGAGAAGATTGAGAAGATGAGCAGTGAGATTTCATCTCTTTCACACACAATCAGAGTCATAGAGAAGCAGATGACAGCTGAAGATGTTTCATTCCTACAG GACTTTAAGAGCACAATGGAGAG AGTTCAGTGTAGAACGTCAGATCCAGAGGACATCTCAGGAATGATGATCAATGTAGCAAAACATCTCAGCAACCTGAAGTTTACTGTCATACACAAGATGAAGGAGAAAGTTGAATACA TTCCAGTGACTTTGGACCCAAACACTGCTTATATGGATCAACTTCTGTCTGATGATCTGACCAGTGTGAGAGTCAACGAAGATCCTGTGATGCTTCCTGATAATCCAGAGAGATTTGATGAgtattcatgtgttttgggtTCAGAGAGCTTTAATTCAGGGATTCACTGCTGGGATGTTCAGGTTGGAGACAACACAGACTGGCGTCTGGGTGTGATGACAGAATCTGCAGAGAGAAAGGAAAGGATAATTTATAAGAGTGGAATCTGGTCTGTGTGGTATTACACTGGTAAATACTTTGCAGTCATTACACCACTGGAAAAATCTTATATTCTCCCTGTGAAAGTGAAAGCAGAGAGAATCAGAGTTGTGTTGGATTATGACAGAGGAATACTGTCATTCTCTGATCCTCTcactaacacacacatatacactttcacacacacatttactgaAAGAGTTTATCCATGGTTCAGTGTTGACTGTAATATTTCTCCTCTGGTGATCTTACCGGTAAAATCCTCTTGA